The genome window GCGGGAGTGTCGCTGCTACCTGTACGATTTGAATAAACTCTTAATGCACAAACGGAATAGGGGCACATATGGGGCCTaaagattttaaatgttttgatttttctgtGTAGCTACTCTTCCTTTACTTCTACAACTGACTCGTGtctcatttgaaaaatgaaagagGCGCTGCTGAGACTGCTGCTGGTACGAAAAAACAAAGATGATGTCAGTGTGGAGTAACAGTAAGCAGTCCGAAAGACAATTACACTACCCTTAATGCTTGTTGATATGGTTATTTAATGGAGCCCTGTTACAACGTTGCGCTCTTGGATTATGAATGTAGATGTTGCAACATTATTtaggacattttgttttgttgttcagGATTTTTAGCTCAatctactttattttatttggtgcAGAATTTGTAAagagaaaaaattaaaagagGGTTTGTTCTTGCCTTCTTGTGACCATTTCCTAATCACCATAGAAATTGATGTCGTGGAACCTTCATTGCTGAGTCAAAGAAAGCCAACATGCGAACAAAGTCGTAACACATGCTGTCATGGACATAAATCAAGTTCTAGTCACGTAGGAAAATAAATCTAATTCACCACAAGATTTTGCTTTGTTTAAATTGAACTTGTGCTGCTCACCCAACATCCAAAAGCACCTGTAAGTCAAATAAAACTTTAATAGGTTTCTGTAGCCTTGTCTTTTATCTGTTCTCACGTACTGTATGACAGACCTGAAATGGCCTCACcctcctgtgtagagtttgcatgttcttcctgtacttgtgtggtttttttgtttgtttgtttgttttttatagggactccagctttctctcacatcccaaaaacttgctgCGTTAATTGAAGGTTACTACTTAAGACCATCTTTTTAAGAAGCTCTAAGTCTTTCTATAAACACCTTAAGATTGACTGGCAACTTGGTATCCCcctttttgcccaaagtcagctgggatagactccagctcacctgcaaccttagtgaggataagcgatatagaaaataATTCTTATGGTTGTTTGATGGTGGTAATAGAGGAGATTGGgagttttcagggtagtatggccgtttattaaaaaaatatatatatattatatatatacatatatatatatatatatattaaaaaaagagatgaaGGTGTTAAGGAAATTATTCTATCTGATCTGATTGGACACCTTTGAGGAAACATTTCTTTCACCATTCTTAAGGGTTTGTATTGAGAAGAGTATGACTAATTTTAGACAttaaatgccccccccccaaaaaaggtcacctttttcattacCACAATATATATCTAACAACATTTATGCCTTGTGCAACTTGTCATTTCCAGCTAAAAGACAACCATTCAGCCAATTGCCTCTAATTGAAAATTATGACcaggatatatatattttttaattattttatttacttttttaaacctgtcctgttctgcTGCCTTGCAAAATGGTGGATcggtatgcctttgtgctggaacagttttgctgtgcaacaggggagttagaaatactccctctgcttatttttaaatgttttagttATTaggatgtttattgaaaatgcatctggacagaatggacaaggggactaggggggGAGGGACCACAGCAGcgcaatagtgagacagtctacagaccctttccaaaaaatttgaatatcatggaaaggtttattttcataattccattcaaaaagttaaactttcatcaaTTATAGATTCCATTTAGCCAATTCTCTTTAATTGAAAATTGTGGCCAGGATATTAATAATTAAGTACATTCAGTGGCCACACAATTAATAGGTTTAGCTGCACAGTCTGTGAGTCAATGTAAcagccaaataaaaacaaatgtctgaaaatgtctaaaatgtattgatctcattagattgtgcaagtgtatcTAGAATTATCCAGagtaattgaagaaaaaacatacaatccataagaatatttttttacctATTGTTTATTGATGGTCAACAGCCTTTTACCCAGTGGTTTATGTGCATGAAAATAACTGATGACAGTATTTCTTCTCTAGCAATGATACAGatttatgtaaataaatgaaatctatATTTGTAAAAGAGGATGCAAGAAAGCAGTGCCCACTTTGTAGCTGGATGGGACAGactcatattttaaaaagataagGGAAAGCACAAAGGTTAAAATCTGCTTCCGAATTTAGACTATCACTCAGCTAAAAGAGAAACagaggaattaacacagacagaAGTGGAGTTTTGCCAAAGAGCCTTTTAATTTAAGACTGGAAATATCAGTGACAGTGGCAAGTTGCAGCTACTTTAATGTCTCTGTTCACTTCATCTTGGCCACAAAATCCTCACCCTTCTTGATGGAACCCTTCAGCTCATCAATGGCGTCGGCCACCAGCTTCTCCTCGAAGGCGGACAGCTTGCCGAGCCCGAGGTTCTTCTCAATGCCATTCTTGCCCAAGAGGAGAGGCGTGGAGAAGTACTTGCACTCTGTCTCCTCTGACCTGACAAAGGCGCATTCTACCACACCCTCCTTTCCATTCATGGCATCCAAGACGGAGAAGGTGAAGCGGGCACCGGCGTACGCCATGGAGAGGGTAGCAGAACCAGCTCCAGCCTTGGCCTTCACCACCTCTGTGCCGGCTTCCTGGATCCTGCCCGTCAGGGCGGACAACTGGTCAGCAGGGAACTCCACTTTCGGGGTGCACTGGGAAATGAGGGGAATGATAGTCTTCCCTGCGTGACCCCCAATGACGGGCACGCTGACGCGGGCTGGGTCAAGGCCTTTGAGCTCAGCCACAAAGGCGTTGGCTCTGACAATGTCCAAGGTGGTGACACCAAACACCTTGTTAGGGTTGTATACGCTGTGCTTCTTCATGACTTCTGATGTAATAGGGATGGTGGAGTTGACTGGGTTGGCAATGATGCAGATCATCGCTTCGGGGCAGTTGCGAGCACAGGCATCGGCCAAGGTGGCTACGATGGTTGCGTTGGTGTTGAAGAGGTCGTCACGAGTCATGCCGGGCTTTCTGGGCACGCCGGCGGGAATGACGACAACTTCGCAACCCTGGAGCGCAGCGTCGAGCTGGTCGGCACCCATGTAGCCGCTGACCTGGGCTCTTGTCTCGATGTGGCTGAGGTCTGCTGCCACGCCGGGAGTGTGAGCGATATCATAGAGGGAGAGTTGACTCACCAGGGGGCTGTTCTTGAGCAGCAAAGACAGTGGTTGGCCTATGCCGCCGGAGGCTCCCAGCACCGCCACTTTAGTGTGCTGCTGCGACGAGGTGGACAAGCTCCTGGCGAGTTTGATCGTCGGTCTCACGGCGCGTGAAAACATGTTGCTGTAGTGTTTCTTTCGCTAGCTGAAAATAAATACCCAAGAAGCCCTTCTCCTCTGTGACACCAACGTCCTCTAGCTGCTAGCGAACAGGAAGAGACGGATCATACGGTAGCAGTCGAGGTCCAAATAATCTCGCGTTATTTCACCTCAGTTGACGTAGGCACGCAAAGTtgttgcctctttttttttttactcgcgTTCTGCTGCTGAGTGTTGGAGCCGGAGcttccaaaataaatgaaaacaagaatACGCAACGCATTTAAGGATTTAGACCTTAATTCTTATGTAGCAGTGCCACTTGTGACGTTAGTACGACCACGTAAAGGTAGAACACTCCACATTTAAACACGTACCTTACTTTATTTCACTTAATTTAGCAATTTTACAATTTCCTCCGTTTGAGTTGACATTATAATTTCGACACACTATTTAATATCAATCCTAAAATGGGTTACGACACTCCGTACTTTTCCCTTTTATACAAGGAATTATTTTATCCTACCCTAACATTTTAAATAGTGACTGACTGTGAGTAAACAtgttggattattattttatgattttatctttatttatattttttgaagGCGTCTGTGTTAATTTAGAACGTCAACAACTCGGATGTGACGTAAGTTGAACATCAGAATTCCGGGGTAAATTGAATGCGTCACTCCAAGCTTCTTTTTATACGGTGGAAAACAAAGCCAGAAAACATTGGGATTTGTTTCATTGACGTTTGCTAGTGGCGCCCCTTTATTTAAATGTAGCTGTGTCAGAAGAAGTCGACAACGACATCGATCAGTACGGTATGTAACCTCGAAGCTGCTTGGACTGTGACGCGAGAGGAAAGGTGCTCCTTGTTGTTGATGTCGACCTGCTAAAATAAGCTAGCGCCATCACATGAACCCCGTCTATTTGCTGGAGTCAAATTACTGCCCTCAGCCTAACTCGCCGTAGCAACTAGGAAGAGCGTTACAGATTCCactgttaattttatttttgtttgttattttgccATACgtactcattttttttaacacatttgctttttttcatttctcgAACGCCATTTCATCTAGTTTGCATTAGGACTTTCATTCACCGCAGTGAGGTTCATGGAAATATTCCATTCTCATCTCTTTCTGGTACTGCAGTTGGTAATataagatgcttttttttctgtggcttATTTTGCTAAGAGGCCGTCAGCACGAATGTGCAGCGGTTTTTCCCACGCAATCGGTTCCATGCAAGTCAAACAATTAACAGAGTAGCCCTTTGTTCAAAACACTCGTTCATGTCAGTAACAGCTGTGTCGAAAATCTTTGTAATGTCACGCGTAAAATGCAAGTTGTTTATCAAGTGTCAGCCAAAGTTTTTACATCAGGAGGTTCTAACTGTGTGGATTGTCGAATGAGGGAAATTTACTGACCTTCTCTTCTTTCACTTTATAGGTGTAAATTCGAAGGTCCGCCAGCACGCCTCATGATACATGAACATTAAGGCTACTTAATGTGAGTATGCATGTAAGAAtacatgctttttgtttgtttgtgtgcgtttgcACGCGCGCGCGTCTGTGTGTGCTGTGTAGAACATGGACACTCAAGTGTCATTTGGTAGATAGTCAGGTGAAATTCTAAGACaatataactttaaaaaaaaaaaaaggacagaaaaggacaggatgtgggacatgagcaaggcagtgctactaaTGAGTGGTGGGGTGGGAtgctttttcatccatccatccattttctaccgcttatccgaggtcaggtcgcaggggcagtagctttagcagggacgcccagacttccctctccccagccagttcatccagcttttccgggaagatcccgaggcgttcccaggccagccgaaagacgtagtctctccagcgtgtcctgggtctcctcccggtgagatgtgcccggaacacctaaccagggaggtgtccaggaggcatccgaatcagatgccccagccacttcatctggctcctctcgatgtggaggagcagcggctctacgctgagatcctcccggatgaccaagcttctcaccctatctctaagggagagcccggacacactgtggaggaaactcatttcggctgcttatatccgggatctcgttctttcggtcacgacccacagctcatgaccataggtgagggtaggaatgtagatcaatgggtaaattgagagcttcgcctttcggcttacctccttctttaccacaacgaaccgataacaaagtctgcatcactgcagatactgcaccgatccgtatgccgatctcccgttccattcttccctcactcgtgaacaagaccccaagatacttgaactcctccacttggggcaggatctgatccccgacctggagaggggacgccacaaaacacatgaagactggttgagcgaactcccatgcagcgtcgaggaccctgccgagggtgtagagctggtccactgttccacggccaggaccaaaaccacactgctcctcctgaattttGAGATTCGATTTCccaatggaccctcctctccagcacccctgaatagaccttaccagggaggctgaggagtgtgatcccctatagttgaacacaccctccgccaccccagtctgccaatccagaggcactgtccctgatgtccacgcgatgttgcagaggcgtgtcaaccaggacagccccacaacatccagagcctttaggaactccgggcgaatctcatccacccctggggccttgccacagaggagctttttaaccacctcggtgacctcaaccccagagataggagagccccagactctgcttcctcatgggaaggtgtgtctgtggaattgaggaggtcttcgaagtattctccccaccgactcacaatgtcccgagtcgaggtcagcagcgccccatccccactatacacagtgttgatggtgcactgcttccccctcctgagacgccggatggtggaccggAATTGGCTCTAATCGgaccggaagtctttctccatggcctcacctaactcctcccataccagagtttttacttcagcgaccaccaaagctgcattccgcttggccagctggtacccatcagctgcctcaggagtcccgcaGGCCAAATAGGCCCGAAAGGACTCCTtattcagcttgacggcatctccACCAacggttcggggattgccgccacgccaggca of Phycodurus eques isolate BA_2022a chromosome 4, UOR_Pequ_1.1, whole genome shotgun sequence contains these proteins:
- the mdh2 gene encoding malate dehydrogenase, mitochondrial; the protein is MFSRAVRPTIKLARSLSTSSQQHTKVAVLGASGGIGQPLSLLLKNSPLVSQLSLYDIAHTPGVAADLSHIETRAQVSGYMGADQLDAALQGCEVVVIPAGVPRKPGMTRDDLFNTNATIVATLADACARNCPEAMICIIANPVNSTIPITSEVMKKHSVYNPNKVFGVTTLDIVRANAFVAELKGLDPARVSVPVIGGHAGKTIIPLISQCTPKVEFPADQLSALTGRIQEAGTEVVKAKAGAGSATLSMAYAGARFTFSVLDAMNGKEGVVECAFVRSEETECKYFSTPLLLGKNGIEKNLGLGKLSAFEEKLVADAIDELKGSIKKGEDFVAKMK